A genomic window from Artemia franciscana chromosome 14, ASM3288406v1, whole genome shotgun sequence includes:
- the LOC136035876 gene encoding zinc finger protein 271-like yields the protein MRVRVIHHSIGSLISKAEIMSSTLSTSDGIIQPELLGPKLIIVVKRLREKTIDELTAGICHLNVDQRTHTGEKPFRCDVCNKNFSQSSHLNVHQRLHTGEKPFKCDVCNKGFSQSSSLNVHQRLHTGEKPFECDVCNKGFSHSGDLIKHQRVHTGRKPFKCDLCNKGFSQSSSLNVHQRLHTGEKPFKCDVCNKGFSQSSSLNVHQRLHTGEKPFKCDVCNKDFSQSSSLNVHQRLHTDEKPFKCDVCNKGFSQSSSLNVHQRLHTGEKPFKCDVCNKGFSQSSSLNVRQRLHTGGKSFKCDVCNKGFSHSSSLNVHQRLHTDEKPFKCDVCNKDFSHLSSLNVHQRLHTDEKPFKCDVCNKGFSHSSSLNVHQRLHTDEKPFKCDVCNKGFSQSSSLNVHQRLHTGGKPFKCDVCNKDFSQSSSLNVHQRLHTGEKPFKCDVCNKGFSDSGDLIKHRRVHTGEKPFKCDVCNKGFSKSSSYNMHQRLHTDEKPFKCDVCNKGFSHSSRLNAHQRLHTGGKPFKCDVCNKDFSQSSSLNVHQRLHTGEKPFKCDVCNKDFSQSST from the exons atgCGAGTTAGGGTAATACACCACTCTATAGGGTCACTTATTAGCAAAGCAG agATAATGAGTTCTACTTTGAGCACTTCTGATGGTATAATTCAACCAGAACTCTTAGGCCCAAAACTAATCATTGTCGTGAAAAGGCTGAGAGAGAAGACTATAGACGAATTAACTGCTGGGATCTG CCATTTGAATGTGGACCAGAGAACACacacaggtgaaaaaccgtttagATGTGACGTGTGTAACAAAAACTTTTCTCAATCCAGCCATTTGAATGTGCACCAAAGATTgcatacaggtgaaaaaccgtttaaatgtgacgtatgtaaTAAAGGCTTTTCTCAATCAAGCAGTTTGAATGTGCACCAAAGATTgcatacaggtgaaaaaccttttgaatgtgacgtatgtaacaAAGGCTTTTCTCATTCAGGTGATTTGATTAAGCACCAGAGAGTGCATACAGGTagaaaaccgtttaaatgtgacttATGTAACAAAGGCTTTTCTCAATCAAGCAGTTTGAATGTGCACCAAAGATTgcatacaggtgaaaaaccgtttaaatgtgacgtatgtaacaAAGGCTTTTCTCAATCAAGCAGTTTGAATGTGCACCAAAGATTgcatacaggtgaaaaaccgtttaaatgtgacgtatgtaacaAAGACTTTTCTCAATCAAGCAGTTTGAATGTGCACCAAAGATTGCATACAgatgaaaaaccgtttaaatgtgacgtatgtaacaAAGGCTTTTCTCAATCAAGCAGTTTGAATGTGCACCAAAGATTgcatacaggtgaaaaaccgtttaaatgtgacgtatgtaacaAAGGCTTTTCTCAATCAAGCAGTTTGAATGTGCGCCAAAGATTGCATACAGGTGGAAAATcgtttaaatgtgacgtatgtaacaAAGGCTTTTCTCATTCAAGCAGTTTGAATGTGCACCAAAGATTGCATACAgatgaaaaaccgtttaaatgtgacgtatgtaacaAAGACTTTTCTCATTTAAGCAGTTTGAATGTGCACCAAAGATTGCATACAgatgaaaaaccgtttaaatgtgacgtatgtaacaAAGGCTTTTCTCATTCAAGCAGTTTGAATGTGCACCAAAGATTGCATACAgatgaaaaaccgtttaaatgtgacgtatgtaacaAAGGCTTTTCTCAATCAAGCAGTTTGAATGTGCACCAAAGATTGCATACAGGTggaaaaccgtttaaatgtgacgtatgtaacaAAGACTTTTCTCAATCGAGCAGTTTGAATGTGCACCAAAGATTgcatacaggtgaaaaaccgtttaaatgtgacgtatgtaacaAAGGTTTTTCTGATTCAGGCGATTTGATTAAGCACCGCAGAGTgcatacaggtgaaaaaccgtttaaatgtgacgtatgtaaTAAAGGCTTTTCTAAATCAAGCAGTTATAATATGCACCAAAGATTGCATACAgatgaaaaaccgtttaaatgtgacgtatgtaacaAAGGCTTTTCTCATTCAAGCAGATTGAATGCGCACCAAAGATTGCATACAGGTggaaaaccgtttaaatgtgacgtatgtaacaAAGACTTTTCTCAATCGAGCAGTTTGAATGTGCACCAAAGATTgcatacaggtgaaaaaccgtttaaatgtgacgtatgtaacaAAGACTTTTCTCAATCAAGCACTTAG